In Hyphomicrobiaceae bacterium, the following are encoded in one genomic region:
- a CDS encoding ArsC/Spx/MgsR family protein, translating to MAKVIFYEKPGCGGNARQKALLQRSGHELEVRNLLSAPWTGELLRSFFGVRPVAEWFNTSSPRVKSGEVVPAGIEAEAALALMLADPLLIRRPLIEVNGRRETGFDAALIDAWIGLATSQTPVGEGCARDTHNQAESCPVPGDASVNANTNQ from the coding sequence ATGGCCAAAGTGATTTTCTATGAAAAGCCCGGCTGCGGCGGAAACGCCCGTCAGAAAGCATTGCTGCAACGCTCTGGACATGAACTCGAAGTGCGCAATCTCCTTAGCGCACCTTGGACCGGCGAACTGTTGCGATCGTTCTTTGGAGTTCGGCCGGTTGCAGAATGGTTCAACACGTCATCGCCGCGCGTGAAATCCGGTGAGGTCGTGCCTGCCGGTATCGAAGCTGAGGCGGCGCTCGCTTTGATGCTGGCGGATCCGCTCCTCATTCGCCGCCCCCTCATCGAAGTCAACGGTCGCCGTGAAACCGGCTTCGACGCCGCGCTTATTGATGCTTGGATCGGTCTTGCGACATCACAGACGCCGGTCGGCGAGGGCTGCGCGCGCGACACGCACAATCAAGCGGAAAGCTGCCCTGTGCCAGGCGATGCTTCCGTGAATGCCAACACCAATCAGTAA
- the tsaA gene encoding tRNA (N6-threonylcarbamoyladenosine(37)-N6)-methyltransferase TrmO, whose amino-acid sequence MPDFKPPRPGEVEIELPATFDAGVYFIGRIRTPWTSTSDCPKSSRLRSDVIARIEIFPPFTAGLKDLGLFSHAVALYWLDRSRRDLIEQLPSHLTTPRGVFALRSPVRPNPIGIAAVEIVDVDDTGLSVRNIDCIDGTPLIDLKPYFASLDSVPDATRP is encoded by the coding sequence ATGCCCGATTTCAAACCGCCTCGCCCTGGCGAAGTCGAGATCGAGTTGCCGGCAACATTTGACGCTGGTGTGTATTTCATCGGGCGCATCCGCACCCCCTGGACGAGTACGTCCGATTGTCCCAAGAGTTCACGGTTAAGGTCCGACGTCATCGCACGGATCGAGATCTTTCCGCCGTTCACTGCCGGGCTAAAAGACCTCGGATTGTTCTCCCATGCCGTCGCGCTTTACTGGCTCGATCGCTCGCGCCGCGATCTTATAGAGCAGCTTCCAAGCCATCTGACGACGCCGCGCGGCGTGTTTGCCTTGCGCTCGCCTGTGAGGCCCAACCCCATTGGCATCGCGGCGGTGGAGATTGTGGATGTGGATGACACGGGGCTGAGCGTGCGCAACATCGATTGTATCGACGGGACGCCTCTTATCGACCTGAAGCCTTACTTTGCTTCTCTCGACTCGGTTCCAGACGCCACCCGCCCCTGA
- a CDS encoding acyltransferase family protein yields MSYRADIDGLRALAVLGVVLYHLGGFGLSGGYGGVDVFFVISGYLITHIVKSEIETGTFSFAHFYERRIRRIAPALFVVLIVSTVLAAALLLPVAFQEFGKSLQAVLILNANYYFARKTGYFAATSEEKPLLHTWSLAVEEQFYILFPLILFALMTRRPKAVVPVLAAVFAASMLLSLHQVTTTPAPAFFSTAGRAWELLLGALLAFMPTHSQPKQDWKEAAGWGGVFLILAGYLTYDQSTLFPGPSAAIFCFGAALVIYAGIDGQMTPAGRILSLPPLVRVGQLSYSLYLWHWPLLVFWRYRFGDSGTWRQSAGLLLASLALAALSWRYIERPFRRGHAVPSRRIFTLFGAATAALSVLAIAVIKSDGAPARWPADTAALLIERRLPDEQVCKTLAGAEAWRKEICVLGNSEKIDLVVWGDSHARMFIDPISQAISTDGKSALVAWLGACPPLVGVTLYGRSKSASCQAFSEFVLKYIEHMHPRRVVISARWAHYMAGAPSKIDGGVPIILSPDGMAQNAKVAEKLLTETIERIQAAGSEVMIIGPVPEQGFLVASRIARSRAWNQDLPPELPLAEYLERQKNVLPFLRRLSASRNIRLILPDRYFCDQISCRYANDGKPLYFDHDHLNPYGMEVLAPIVRDILTFPAS; encoded by the coding sequence ATGAGCTATCGCGCCGATATCGACGGCCTAAGGGCACTGGCCGTTCTGGGCGTCGTGCTGTACCACCTCGGCGGATTTGGACTGAGCGGCGGGTACGGTGGCGTCGACGTCTTCTTCGTCATCTCGGGATATTTGATCACCCACATTGTGAAATCGGAGATCGAGACCGGTACGTTCTCCTTTGCGCATTTCTACGAACGCAGGATCCGACGCATCGCGCCTGCACTCTTTGTAGTTCTCATCGTCTCGACAGTGCTAGCGGCTGCGCTCCTCTTGCCGGTCGCGTTCCAGGAGTTTGGCAAGAGCCTCCAAGCCGTTCTGATCCTCAACGCCAACTACTATTTCGCGCGCAAAACCGGCTACTTTGCCGCCACCTCCGAGGAAAAGCCACTGCTGCACACTTGGTCGCTTGCAGTCGAAGAACAATTCTACATTCTCTTTCCTCTGATCCTGTTTGCGTTGATGACAAGACGACCGAAGGCTGTTGTCCCGGTACTCGCCGCCGTCTTTGCAGCTTCAATGCTGCTGAGCTTGCACCAAGTCACGACGACGCCAGCCCCAGCTTTCTTTTCGACCGCGGGGCGTGCGTGGGAGTTGCTGCTTGGCGCATTGCTGGCATTTATGCCGACTCACTCGCAGCCTAAACAGGATTGGAAGGAAGCCGCTGGCTGGGGCGGTGTATTCCTCATCCTTGCAGGTTACTTGACCTATGACCAAAGCACGCTGTTCCCCGGGCCCTCGGCGGCCATTTTCTGCTTTGGCGCGGCTCTGGTCATTTACGCCGGGATAGACGGACAGATGACGCCCGCGGGCCGGATCTTGTCGTTGCCGCCCCTGGTCCGTGTCGGTCAGCTGTCGTATTCGCTGTATCTTTGGCACTGGCCGCTTCTGGTCTTTTGGCGCTATCGCTTCGGCGACAGTGGAACTTGGCGCCAATCCGCCGGGCTGTTGTTGGCAAGCCTCGCGCTCGCTGCCCTATCGTGGCGCTACATTGAACGCCCTTTTCGTCGCGGACATGCCGTTCCATCTCGACGCATCTTCACATTGTTCGGCGCTGCGACGGCCGCGCTGTCCGTTCTCGCTATTGCAGTCATCAAGAGCGACGGGGCGCCGGCACGTTGGCCCGCCGACACTGCAGCACTTCTCATTGAGAGGCGCTTGCCCGATGAACAGGTTTGCAAGACTTTGGCGGGCGCCGAGGCGTGGAGGAAAGAGATCTGCGTTCTTGGGAACTCGGAAAAAATCGATCTCGTTGTCTGGGGCGACAGCCACGCCCGAATGTTTATCGACCCAATCTCCCAGGCAATCTCCACCGACGGAAAGAGCGCCTTGGTCGCTTGGCTTGGCGCGTGTCCACCGCTCGTCGGCGTCACACTTTATGGCCGATCAAAAAGCGCGTCCTGCCAAGCGTTTTCTGAATTCGTCCTGAAGTATATCGAGCACATGCATCCGCGCCGGGTCGTGATCTCGGCGCGATGGGCGCACTATATGGCCGGCGCACCCTCCAAGATCGACGGCGGTGTCCCGATCATATTGAGCCCCGATGGAATGGCGCAAAATGCCAAGGTGGCCGAAAAGCTCCTCACCGAAACCATCGAGCGCATTCAGGCCGCCGGGTCCGAGGTCATGATCATCGGTCCCGTTCCCGAACAGGGGTTTCTGGTCGCCTCACGCATCGCCAGAAGCCGTGCCTGGAACCAAGACCTGCCACCGGAACTTCCCCTTGCAGAGTATCTGGAGCGTCAGAAAAACGTGCTACCTTTTCTGCGGCGTCTGTCGGCCTCCAGAAATATTCGCCTCATTCTGCCTGATCGATATTTCTGCGATCAAATCTCGTGCCGGTACGCCAACGACGGCAAGCCGCTCTACTTCGACCACGATCACCTCAATCCGTACGGGATGGAAGTCCTCGCGCCGATTGTTCGAGACATCCTGACTTTCCCGGCCAGCTGA
- a CDS encoding MarR family transcriptional regulator: MTEITDISNEAKSLAPAVEEFILKWGDMGGVWGVNRSVAQIHALLYLASAPMTAEEIADTLAIARSNVSNSLKELLSWNLIRRVPVRGDRRDHFEAESDIWEIVTRIAVGRKAREIDPIIAVLRSCAEGASRDTRVTPQARTRLNEMLEFTSSVDRWFQQMLALPRSTLRTMLKMGSRIATLIPARKS, encoded by the coding sequence ATGACAGAAATTACCGATATATCGAACGAAGCAAAATCGCTCGCGCCCGCCGTTGAGGAATTCATTCTGAAATGGGGCGATATGGGTGGCGTCTGGGGCGTCAATCGATCCGTCGCCCAGATCCATGCCTTGTTGTATCTGGCAAGCGCGCCCATGACGGCCGAGGAGATCGCCGACACGTTGGCCATTGCACGTTCCAACGTCTCCAATTCTCTGAAAGAGCTGCTGTCCTGGAACCTGATCCGGCGCGTCCCCGTTCGTGGCGACAGACGGGATCACTTCGAGGCGGAATCCGATATCTGGGAGATCGTCACACGCATCGCCGTTGGCCGCAAAGCCCGCGAGATCGACCCCATCATTGCCGTCCTGCGCAGCTGCGCCGAGGGTGCTAGCCGCGACACCCGCGTTACACCACAAGCCCGCACACGCCTCAATGAAATGCTTGAATTCACCTCATCCGTTGATCGCTGGTTCCAGCAGATGCTGGCGCTACCGCGCAGCACACTGCGCACCATGCTCAAGATGGGTTCGAGAATTGCCACACTCATCCCCGCACGCAAATCATGA
- a CDS encoding AraC family transcriptional regulator ligand-binding domain-containing protein: protein MPTLRPVVRAIVLKGFDSFLKSKGADVTEIFARSGLKISDITDSERYLPLSAVAHLFEEASIAAKDPALSIRFARSFPVGGTGVLGYLFVNSRTVADAMRTVARYVPLLGVPQKMHFEEGPQGGVLWWRWPDGIKSPLSQFGMCATGLLTMRLRLITNKPDWQPLKVEMQGTPITNPFVGEVFGTNVHFLSGRNAIHVDAKTMAQPITDAEPDLRAVLESYGERMIAELPPPTAGLLEQTRAAVDTLMPERRISLYDVARYLNISPRTLQSRLASQASKTFEEVLNEVRKSRAEQLLKTSNVTMTEIALQLGFSELSAFTRAAQRWFGRTPSAQRQFLRAHENSH, encoded by the coding sequence ATGCCGACTTTACGACCGGTCGTACGCGCCATTGTGCTCAAGGGCTTCGATAGCTTCTTGAAAAGTAAGGGTGCGGACGTTACGGAAATTTTTGCCCGTTCCGGTCTGAAAATCAGCGACATCACCGACTCGGAACGCTATTTGCCCCTCAGTGCGGTGGCGCATCTTTTCGAAGAAGCTAGCATCGCGGCGAAAGATCCAGCTCTGTCTATACGCTTCGCACGGAGCTTTCCAGTCGGTGGAACCGGCGTGCTTGGATACTTATTTGTAAACTCCCGCACGGTTGCTGACGCCATGCGTACCGTCGCGCGATACGTTCCATTGCTCGGCGTTCCACAAAAAATGCATTTCGAAGAGGGTCCGCAAGGCGGCGTCTTGTGGTGGCGTTGGCCGGATGGAATCAAGTCACCTCTGTCGCAATTCGGGATGTGCGCTACGGGTTTGCTCACGATGCGACTGCGATTGATTACCAACAAGCCTGATTGGCAGCCGCTGAAAGTCGAAATGCAGGGCACGCCGATCACCAATCCGTTCGTAGGTGAAGTGTTCGGAACGAACGTGCATTTCCTGTCGGGGCGCAACGCGATTCACGTCGATGCCAAAACGATGGCGCAGCCAATTACTGACGCAGAGCCGGACCTGCGGGCCGTTCTCGAAAGCTATGGCGAACGAATGATCGCTGAACTTCCGCCGCCGACAGCCGGTTTGCTGGAACAAACGCGGGCAGCGGTTGATACGCTGATGCCGGAGCGGCGCATTTCTCTTTATGACGTCGCCAGATATCTCAACATTTCACCGCGAACCCTGCAATCGAGGCTGGCCTCACAGGCCTCCAAGACGTTCGAGGAGGTTTTGAACGAAGTCCGAAAGTCACGCGCCGAACAACTTCTCAAGACGTCGAATGTCACCATGACGGAAATCGCGTTACAGCTCGGATTTTCGGAACTGTCCGCCTTTACGCGCGCCGCCCAACGCTGGTTTGGCCGCACACCGAGCGCACAACGCCAGTTTCTGCGCGCTCATGAAAATTCGCACTAG
- a CDS encoding MarR family transcriptional regulator produces the protein MAKKARVFVASGSTIHLLHRAGQLADEAFLSALGRDGITARQFIVLDIVAREDNPSQTTICELSGIDRSTLADIVRRLVSRGLLARKRTREDARRYAVRVTDAGQKVLEAATGVARQVEDTVVGVLPASQRGDFQNALRMMVEKLLDRQER, from the coding sequence GTGGCCAAGAAAGCACGTGTCTTCGTGGCATCCGGCAGCACTATCCATCTTCTGCATAGGGCAGGTCAGCTTGCCGACGAAGCATTTCTGTCAGCGCTCGGAAGAGATGGTATCACGGCACGTCAGTTCATTGTTCTTGATATTGTGGCGCGTGAAGACAATCCTAGCCAAACAACCATTTGCGAGCTTTCCGGCATCGACCGTTCGACGCTTGCTGACATCGTTCGTCGGCTTGTTTCCCGCGGACTTTTGGCGCGCAAACGTACGCGCGAGGATGCCCGCCGCTACGCCGTTCGCGTAACCGATGCAGGTCAGAAGGTTCTTGAAGCCGCCACAGGCGTAGCCCGCCAGGTAGAAGACACCGTGGTAGGAGTGCTTCCGGCCAGCCAGCGTGGCGATTTCCAGAACGCATTGAGAATGATGGTGGAGAAGCTTCTCGATCGCCAGGAGCGTTAG
- a CDS encoding YbhB/YbcL family Raf kinase inhibitor-like protein has translation MTLTLTSSAFEDGKAIPAKYTCEGEDIAPPLSWSGVPEGTKSLALIVDDPDAPDPKAPQRTWVHWVIYDMDPASSSIVEGAKTLPQGAQSALNDWNRTGYGGPCPPIGEHRYFHKLYALDCVLGALSPANKASLEHAMQGHILAQSVLLGRYKKQK, from the coding sequence ATGACTTTGACATTGACCTCATCCGCTTTTGAAGACGGCAAGGCCATTCCGGCGAAATACACGTGCGAGGGTGAGGACATTGCGCCGCCGCTGTCCTGGTCGGGAGTTCCGGAGGGCACGAAGAGTCTGGCGTTGATCGTCGACGATCCGGATGCGCCCGATCCCAAGGCACCGCAGCGCACGTGGGTGCATTGGGTCATTTACGATATGGATCCCGCGAGCAGCAGTATTGTGGAGGGAGCCAAAACATTGCCGCAGGGTGCGCAATCGGCGCTGAATGACTGGAATCGCACTGGTTACGGCGGGCCGTGTCCGCCCATTGGCGAACACCGCTATTTCCATAAACTTTATGCGCTGGACTGCGTTCTTGGCGCGCTTTCACCAGCCAATAAAGCGTCACTTGAGCATGCTATGCAGGGCCATATTCTCGCGCAGTCGGTGCTTTTGGGTAGATACAAGAAGCAGAAATAG
- a CDS encoding (2Fe-2S) ferredoxin domain-containing protein, with protein MALDIPQVYQIHGFMCFQERPPGHPRGSCGQAGAKPLWEYLMARLEKLGRPDIGLTASGCLGFCAAGPLMVVYPQGIWYRPTSREDVDEIVQSHFVEGNPVERLIIVPH; from the coding sequence ATGGCGCTCGACATTCCGCAGGTTTATCAGATCCACGGTTTCATGTGCTTTCAGGAGCGGCCGCCCGGGCATCCGCGAGGATCGTGCGGCCAGGCAGGCGCCAAGCCGTTGTGGGAGTACCTGATGGCGCGCTTGGAGAAGCTCGGACGGCCGGATATCGGACTGACAGCTTCGGGATGTTTAGGGTTCTGCGCGGCAGGCCCGCTCATGGTCGTCTATCCGCAAGGCATCTGGTATCGGCCCACATCGCGCGAAGACGTCGATGAAATCGTCCAGTCGCACTTCGTCGAAGGAAACCCGGTTGAGCGGCTGATCATCGTCCCGCACTAG
- a CDS encoding alpha/beta fold hydrolase codes for MMDLPTNKSLVPTAPREPDGTGAFALKLANEARQMPARSDPGLPPEHDSYSSSAFAEVLDRATHAALAKATMGLSPASLIGAYLDWLTHLTASPGKRLQLVEKAMRKAMRLQRFAMTCAHRGPDTNGSNGSACIEPLPQDSRFRAPAWQQFPFNLFYQSHLLSQQWWHVATTGVPGVSAQHQRVVEFAARQFLDVFAPSNFVLTNPEVLAATQKEMGQNFVRGFQNFLEDWERAVSGRPPVGAEKFTPGEEVAVTPGKVIYRNRLMELIQYSPTTGEVHKEPILIVPAWIMKYYILDLSPRNSLVKYLVDKGFTVFVISWKNPDPGDRDLSLDDYRTLGILSALDVISAIVPNAKVHGVGYCLGGTLLSIAAAALARAPTSPFASLSFLAAQIDFEEPGELQLFMDESQIRFLEDMMWEQGFLDAKQMSGAFQMLRSNDLVWSHNMREYMLGERTPMNDLMAWNADSTRLPYRMHSQYLRHLYMDNDLAEGRFEVDGAPVNISDIRAPIFCVSTQKDHVAPWRSVYKWNLLADTEVTFVLGGGGHNTGIVAAPDDSRSHYQIAVRSDHDLHVSPETWAAEVPERKGSWWTAWVEWLGEKSSGLSTPPELGAPQKGLPPQSDAPGRYVHMK; via the coding sequence ATGATGGATCTTCCGACCAACAAGTCGCTGGTGCCGACAGCGCCGCGCGAGCCGGATGGCACGGGAGCTTTCGCCTTGAAGCTCGCCAACGAGGCGCGCCAAATGCCGGCTCGTTCGGACCCAGGGTTGCCGCCGGAGCATGATTCTTACAGTTCGTCTGCGTTTGCGGAAGTTCTGGACCGAGCGACCCATGCGGCGCTGGCAAAGGCCACGATGGGACTTTCGCCAGCATCACTCATCGGAGCCTATCTCGATTGGCTCACACACCTGACGGCATCACCGGGCAAGCGGTTGCAACTCGTCGAGAAGGCGATGCGCAAGGCCATGCGGCTGCAACGCTTTGCGATGACGTGCGCACATCGTGGCCCGGACACCAACGGTTCAAACGGTTCAGCTTGCATCGAGCCGCTTCCTCAAGACAGCCGCTTCAGAGCGCCCGCGTGGCAGCAATTTCCGTTCAATCTCTTTTATCAATCGCATTTGCTGTCTCAGCAGTGGTGGCACGTGGCTACTACGGGAGTGCCGGGCGTCTCAGCGCAGCATCAACGGGTCGTGGAATTTGCCGCCCGACAATTCTTGGACGTGTTTGCGCCGTCGAATTTCGTGCTGACCAATCCCGAGGTTCTGGCCGCGACCCAGAAAGAAATGGGTCAGAACTTCGTAAGAGGCTTTCAGAATTTCCTTGAAGACTGGGAGCGCGCTGTTTCGGGCCGGCCGCCCGTCGGCGCTGAGAAATTTACGCCTGGCGAAGAAGTCGCGGTGACGCCTGGAAAGGTGATTTACCGCAACCGGCTGATGGAACTGATCCAGTATTCTCCGACAACAGGCGAGGTTCATAAAGAACCGATTCTGATCGTGCCTGCGTGGATCATGAAATACTACATCCTCGATTTATCCCCGCGAAACTCGTTGGTGAAATATCTCGTAGACAAGGGCTTCACGGTTTTCGTCATCTCGTGGAAGAACCCCGATCCTGGCGATCGCGATCTGTCTCTTGACGATTATCGCACCCTTGGGATTTTGTCGGCGCTCGACGTCATTTCCGCAATAGTACCGAATGCGAAGGTCCACGGCGTCGGCTACTGTCTCGGCGGCACATTGTTGTCCATCGCTGCCGCTGCGCTTGCGCGCGCCCCAACTTCGCCGTTCGCGAGCTTATCGTTTTTGGCTGCTCAGATCGATTTCGAGGAACCGGGAGAGTTGCAGCTTTTCATGGACGAAAGCCAGATCCGCTTTCTTGAAGACATGATGTGGGAGCAGGGGTTCCTCGACGCCAAGCAGATGTCGGGCGCATTCCAGATGTTGCGTTCCAACGACTTGGTCTGGTCGCACAACATGCGCGAGTACATGCTCGGTGAGCGTACCCCGATGAACGATCTTATGGCTTGGAACGCGGATTCCACACGGCTGCCGTATCGCATGCATTCGCAGTATCTGCGTCACCTGTACATGGACAACGATCTTGCTGAGGGTCGGTTTGAAGTCGACGGTGCGCCGGTAAACATTTCTGATATTCGCGCGCCGATCTTCTGCGTCTCTACGCAGAAGGATCACGTGGCGCCCTGGCGCTCGGTCTACAAATGGAACCTGCTTGCCGATACGGAGGTCACGTTCGTGCTTGGCGGCGGAGGCCATAACACAGGCATCGTGGCGGCCCCCGACGATTCGCGCAGCCATTACCAGATCGCCGTCAGATCCGACCACGACCTCCATGTCAGCCCAGAGACCTGGGCCGCGGAGGTTCCTGAACGCAAAGGTTCTTGGTGGACGGCATGGGTCGAGTGGCTCGGTGAAAAATCAAGCGGGCTGTCGACGCCCCCGGAGCTTGGCGCACCTCAAAAGGGTTTGCCGCCTCAGTCCGATGCGCCCGGCCGCTATGTGCACATGAAATAG
- a CDS encoding DUF4166 domain-containing protein — translation MLRNAEQRQALSLHISSLASPAAISETEDLGDIRFRALLGAKQWNMLPTAVQRRFSKRVAAGRTVIYKGTVTTISFSRVGYVFAHALRIIGSPLPLSRAVGQPTVVTVTEDAASGGQFWTRLFVRDRGFPQVIHSVKRFAGPTGLEEAVGFGLVMALRLSVSSQGALVFTSEGYALRIGRVRLGLPSAFTPGALTVTHQEIDATTFRFTLTLAHAVLGTLVHQEAVYDEEAPS, via the coding sequence ATGCTGCGCAACGCCGAACAACGCCAGGCTCTGAGCCTACATATCTCGTCTCTCGCATCGCCTGCAGCAATATCAGAGACCGAAGACCTAGGTGATATCAGGTTTCGCGCGCTGCTCGGAGCAAAGCAGTGGAACATGCTGCCGACCGCCGTGCAGCGCAGGTTCTCCAAGCGCGTGGCCGCCGGTAGAACGGTCATTTACAAAGGGACCGTCACGACCATTTCGTTTTCGCGGGTTGGTTATGTGTTCGCGCATGCGCTCCGTATCATTGGCTCGCCCTTACCGTTGAGCCGCGCCGTCGGTCAACCGACTGTCGTCACCGTTACCGAAGATGCAGCGTCAGGTGGACAGTTCTGGACCCGCCTGTTTGTGCGGGACCGCGGCTTTCCGCAGGTCATTCATTCGGTAAAGCGGTTCGCAGGCCCAACCGGCCTGGAAGAGGCGGTTGGTTTCGGGCTCGTGATGGCGCTTCGCTTAAGTGTGTCATCGCAAGGCGCGCTGGTGTTTACGAGCGAGGGTTACGCGCTGCGTATCGGCCGTGTTCGCCTTGGTCTGCCCAGCGCATTTACGCCCGGGGCATTGACCGTGACTCACCAAGAAATCGACGCGACGACATTTCGATTCACGTTGACCCTCGCACATGCCGTCCTCGGCACGCTCGTGCATCAGGAAGCTGTCTACGACGAAGAGGCACCATCATGA